In Alicyclobacillus macrosporangiidus CPP55, a single window of DNA contains:
- a CDS encoding branched-chain amino acid ABC transporter permease: MFLQTIINGLLLGALYAIVGMGLSIVFGTMRIVNFAHGQFVMVGMYITYTLFTTLGLDPYVSAIVSFVLCFLLGMAVYRVAIHRIIRGPEMNHILLTAGIGLMLTNLAQMVYNTNQLTINLSYSHRDLVFGGLRINIAYLISFVIAAVVAALLFWFIMKTETGRAIRAISQNDAAAALSGIHVTRVTMLAFGLGIAVAGVAGTLLLPIHYVDPSVGDAFSLLAFIIVVLGGMGSILGSAIGGLLIGVIAQLASYYLGQSYSDVLTYIVFLLVLLFKPSGLLGRSRV, translated from the coding sequence ATGTTTCTGCAGACCATCATCAACGGCCTGTTGCTGGGAGCGTTGTACGCCATCGTCGGCATGGGGCTGTCCATCGTGTTCGGCACGATGCGCATCGTCAACTTCGCGCACGGCCAGTTCGTGATGGTGGGCATGTACATCACGTATACCTTGTTCACCACCCTCGGGCTCGATCCGTACGTGTCCGCCATCGTCAGCTTCGTGCTGTGCTTCCTGCTCGGGATGGCCGTCTACCGGGTGGCCATCCACCGCATCATTCGCGGCCCGGAGATGAACCATATCCTGCTGACCGCTGGCATCGGGCTGATGCTGACCAACCTGGCGCAGATGGTGTACAACACCAACCAGCTGACCATCAACCTGTCCTACAGCCACCGCGACCTGGTGTTCGGCGGGCTGCGCATCAACATCGCGTACCTGATCTCATTCGTCATCGCGGCCGTGGTCGCTGCGCTCTTGTTCTGGTTCATCATGAAGACGGAGACCGGGCGCGCCATCCGGGCCATTTCGCAAAACGACGCCGCCGCGGCCCTGTCGGGCATCCATGTCACGCGGGTCACCATGCTCGCCTTCGGCCTCGGCATCGCGGTGGCCGGCGTCGCCGGGACGCTGCTTCTGCCCATCCACTATGTCGATCCGTCGGTCGGCGACGCCTTCAGCCTGCTGGCGTTCATCATCGTCGTGCTCGGCGGCATGGGCAGCATCCTCGGTTCGGCCATCGGTGGCCTGCTCATCGGCGTGATCGCACAATTGGCGTCTTACTACCTCGGACAGAGTTATTCGGACGTGCTGACCTACATCGTGTTTTTGCTCGTCCTGCTCTTCAAACCGTCCGGGCTGCTCGGGAGGTCCCGCGTATGA
- a CDS encoding branched-chain amino acid ABC transporter permease — protein MKRMRAWILPILVLILFAVIPFTASTYYQQIFFYIFLFAGVGFAWNLVGGYAGQLSLGHAAFFGIGAYAYALLAPHIGTWPALLAAAVLSTVSAAPIGLICFRLRGPYFALATIAVAQLLLVLATNQFKDLTQGAAGLLVQGMVPDPSLYYWVALGFMVVAFAVTALLATSKTGYYLMAIREDEDTAQTVTINTPLYKLYALLVSALLTGIGGSIFAANLGTIQPNDVFSGAISNQVVFLAILGGAGTLYGPLVGAFILEFASDWLKNSVANVTWLGDPNAFAFFLYGLLIVLVVMYMPAGIVGTVAKWWKGRAARVQAQRTTPAGV, from the coding sequence ATGAAGCGCATGCGGGCTTGGATCCTGCCGATCCTGGTGCTGATTCTGTTCGCCGTCATCCCGTTCACGGCCAGCACCTACTATCAGCAGATCTTCTTCTACATCTTCCTGTTCGCAGGCGTGGGCTTCGCCTGGAACCTGGTCGGCGGCTACGCCGGGCAGCTGTCCCTGGGGCACGCGGCGTTTTTCGGCATCGGCGCCTACGCGTACGCGCTTCTGGCCCCGCACATCGGGACGTGGCCGGCGCTTCTGGCGGCGGCGGTGCTCTCGACCGTCAGCGCCGCGCCCATCGGGCTCATCTGCTTCCGCCTGCGCGGACCCTACTTCGCGCTGGCGACCATCGCCGTCGCGCAGCTGCTGCTGGTCTTGGCGACCAACCAGTTCAAGGACCTCACCCAGGGCGCCGCGGGGCTCTTGGTTCAAGGAATGGTGCCCGATCCCTCCTTGTATTACTGGGTTGCGCTCGGGTTCATGGTGGTGGCCTTCGCGGTCACGGCGCTCTTGGCCACCTCCAAGACCGGCTACTACCTGATGGCGATCCGCGAGGACGAGGACACGGCGCAGACCGTGACCATCAACACCCCGCTGTACAAGCTGTACGCGCTGTTGGTGTCGGCGCTGTTGACCGGCATCGGCGGCAGCATCTTCGCCGCCAACCTCGGTACCATCCAGCCGAACGACGTGTTCAGCGGCGCCATCTCCAACCAGGTGGTGTTCCTCGCCATCCTCGGCGGCGCCGGCACCCTGTACGGCCCGCTGGTGGGGGCGTTCATCCTCGAATTCGCGTCCGACTGGCTCAAGAACTCGGTGGCCAACGTGACTTGGCTCGGCGATCCGAACGCGTTCGCGTTCTTCCTGTACGGCCTTCTGATTGTCCTCGTCGTGATGTACATGCCGGCCGGCATCGTCGGCACGGTGGCAAAGTGGTGGAAAGGGAGGGCGGCGCGTGTCCAAGCACAACGAACCACCCCTGCTGGTGTTTGA
- a CDS encoding ABC transporter ATP-binding protein — protein MSKHNEPPLLVFDHVKKHFGGLFVTNDVSFSVQHGEVLFIIGPNGAGKTTIFNLITGFVTPDEGDIRFEGESIKGLKPYQIARRGIGRTFQIVKPLANMSVLDNVMLGAFAHTSSKHEARREAEEILALTGLDKWRDMMAGSLPLAGRKRLEIARALATRPKLILLDEVCAGLTPTEAVETIQLLKQLRDRGVSAIGGIEHVMRVVMEISDRVIVIHHGQEIAEGTPQEVTSHPDVIEAYLGAKLEV, from the coding sequence GTGTCCAAGCACAACGAACCACCCCTGCTGGTGTTTGATCACGTCAAGAAGCACTTCGGCGGCCTGTTCGTGACCAACGATGTGAGCTTTTCCGTCCAGCACGGCGAGGTGCTGTTCATCATCGGCCCGAACGGCGCCGGAAAGACCACTATCTTCAATCTGATCACCGGGTTCGTGACGCCGGACGAGGGCGACATCCGGTTCGAAGGCGAGTCCATCAAAGGCTTGAAGCCGTATCAGATCGCGCGGCGCGGCATCGGCCGGACGTTCCAAATTGTCAAGCCGCTCGCCAACATGAGCGTGCTCGACAACGTGATGCTCGGCGCCTTCGCCCACACGTCCTCCAAACACGAGGCGCGCCGCGAGGCAGAGGAGATCCTTGCCCTGACCGGGCTCGACAAGTGGCGCGACATGATGGCCGGGTCGCTCCCGTTGGCCGGGCGGAAACGGCTGGAGATCGCCCGCGCCCTGGCGACGCGCCCGAAACTCATCCTGCTCGACGAGGTGTGCGCGGGGCTCACGCCGACGGAAGCGGTGGAGACCATCCAGTTGCTCAAACAGTTGCGGGATCGCGGCGTGTCGGCCATCGGCGGGATCGAACACGTCATGCGCGTCGTGATGGAGATTTCCGACCGCGTCATCGTGATCCACCACGGGCAAGAGATCGCCGAGGGCACGCCGCAGGAAGTCACGTCCCATCCGGACGTCATCGAGGCGTACCTGGGCGCGAAACTGGAGGTGTGA
- a CDS encoding ABC transporter ATP-binding protein, translated as MLEIRDIHVYYGDMQAVRGISMEVRQGEVVALVGANGAGKTTTLRTVSGLLRPKQGEVWFEGKPIHQLPPHQIADLGISHVPEGRGLFPMMTVEENLLLGAHLPRVRAQRRHMLEREIYPLFPRLQERAGQLAGTLSGGEQQMVAIARGLMSRPKLLILDEPSLGLAPVIVQEMFNIIRRVREEQGVTVMIVEQNVMQTLQLADRAYVVENGEVVLSGDSRALLNDEHMKRAYLGM; from the coding sequence GTGCTCGAGATCCGCGACATTCACGTGTACTACGGCGACATGCAGGCGGTGCGGGGCATCTCGATGGAAGTGCGCCAAGGCGAGGTCGTCGCCCTCGTCGGCGCCAACGGGGCCGGAAAAACGACCACCCTGCGCACCGTGTCGGGTCTGCTCCGGCCGAAGCAGGGCGAGGTGTGGTTCGAGGGCAAACCCATCCACCAGCTGCCGCCCCATCAGATTGCCGATCTCGGCATCAGCCACGTCCCCGAAGGGCGCGGGCTGTTCCCGATGATGACCGTGGAGGAAAATCTGCTCCTCGGCGCTCACCTGCCGCGGGTACGCGCTCAGCGGCGGCACATGCTGGAGCGCGAGATCTACCCCTTGTTCCCCCGGCTGCAGGAGCGCGCCGGCCAGTTGGCGGGCACCTTGTCGGGCGGCGAACAGCAGATGGTGGCCATCGCCCGCGGCCTGATGAGCCGGCCCAAGCTGCTCATCCTCGACGAACCTTCGCTCGGGTTGGCGCCGGTCATCGTGCAGGAGATGTTCAACATCATCCGCCGCGTCCGCGAGGAGCAGGGCGTGACGGTGATGATCGTCGAGCAGAACGTGATGCAGACGCTGCAACTGGCCGACCGGGCCTACGTCGTGGAAAACGGCGAAGTGGTCCTCTCGGGCGACAGCCGCGCGCTGCTCAACGACGAGCATATGAAACGCGCCTATCTCGGCATGTAG
- a CDS encoding ZIP family metal transporter, whose product MATWVLPMVFCALAALADVIGGMLTVLRKLTPRQTVLVTALGSGFLLGATVLDRLPDAMVELPGSAPLWIVAGYLGMLLLDRSAGRNPAPDRVPVPAGEGASHGHGHLHAAVLSQRAGMAVLAGMLVHTLMDGIVIAGAFQVSRSAGVLMFLAITLHKLPEGFSMATVALAAGQTRRRAFTYSTLLAVSTLAGAALTLWLGQADPAAVHVVMAVATGSFLFISTTGLIPGVRSSGERIAPYIVVAGVLFFLASLYLVRTVGLQ is encoded by the coding sequence GTGGCGACGTGGGTGTTGCCGATGGTGTTTTGCGCTCTGGCGGCTTTGGCGGACGTCATCGGCGGGATGTTGACGGTGTTGCGCAAGCTCACCCCGCGTCAGACGGTCTTGGTCACCGCGCTGGGGTCCGGGTTTTTGCTCGGCGCGACGGTGCTCGACCGGCTGCCGGACGCCATGGTGGAACTGCCCGGTTCGGCGCCGCTGTGGATTGTCGCGGGGTATCTCGGCATGCTGCTGCTCGACCGCTCCGCCGGACGCAATCCGGCGCCTGACCGGGTGCCGGTGCCGGCCGGCGAGGGCGCCTCTCACGGGCACGGACATCTGCACGCGGCGGTGTTGTCACAGCGGGCCGGGATGGCGGTGCTGGCCGGGATGCTGGTGCACACCCTGATGGACGGCATCGTCATCGCAGGTGCGTTTCAGGTCAGCCGCAGTGCCGGGGTGTTGATGTTCCTGGCGATCACACTGCACAAGCTGCCGGAGGGGTTCAGCATGGCGACCGTCGCGCTGGCGGCGGGCCAGACGCGGCGGCGGGCGTTCACCTATTCCACGCTGTTGGCCGTCTCCACGCTGGCAGGAGCGGCCTTGACCCTGTGGCTCGGGCAGGCGGATCCAGCCGCCGTGCACGTGGTGATGGCCGTGGCCACCGGATCGTTCTTGTTCATCTCGACGACCGGTCTGATACCAGGCGTCCGCAGTTCCGGCGAGCGGATCGCACCGTACATTGTCGTGGCGGGCGTGCTGTTCTTTCTGGCTTCGCTGTACTTGGTGCGAACGGTGGGATTGCAGTGA